A genomic stretch from Candidatus Aegiribacteria sp. includes:
- a CDS encoding PhzF family phenazine biosynthesis protein has protein sequence MELTLYQIDAFASRLFEGNPAAVCPLNGWMPDEVMLSIAEENNLSETAFFVPIGNGFHIRWFTPEGEVDLCGHATLAAAYVLFNILGHKRNRIEFDSRSGILTVTKDDEWLVMDFPAQPPVSCDIPEEIVKAFDTVPVECLKSEDFIVVFDHEADIESAKPDFEQLKKLDLRGVIITAKSTRYDFVARFFAPKYGIPEDPVTGSAYTQLAPYWASRIGSKRFSAKQLSSRGGELTCEVLDDRVLISGKAKKYLEGKIEIEI, from the coding sequence ATGGAACTAACCCTGTACCAGATAGATGCGTTTGCATCAAGGTTGTTTGAAGGCAATCCGGCAGCTGTCTGTCCATTGAACGGGTGGATGCCTGATGAAGTAATGCTGTCTATTGCAGAAGAGAACAATTTATCTGAAACCGCGTTTTTTGTACCAATTGGCAACGGCTTCCATATCAGATGGTTTACCCCGGAAGGAGAAGTGGATCTGTGCGGTCACGCAACATTGGCAGCAGCTTACGTTCTCTTCAATATTCTCGGCCACAAAAGAAACAGGATTGAGTTTGATTCCAGATCTGGAATACTAACCGTAACGAAGGACGATGAGTGGCTGGTTATGGATTTTCCGGCGCAACCTCCCGTTTCCTGCGATATCCCAGAAGAAATCGTCAAAGCATTCGATACAGTACCTGTTGAATGTTTGAAGTCAGAAGATTTCATCGTTGTTTTCGATCATGAAGCTGATATTGAATCGGCAAAACCGGATTTTGAGCAGCTGAAAAAACTCGATCTTCGTGGTGTCATTATTACAGCAAAGTCCACTCGTTACGATTTTGTTGCACGGTTCTTCGCACCTAAATACGGAATCCCCGAAGACCCGGTAACCGGTTCCGCATATACACAACTCGCGCCATACTGGGCATCCAGAATTGGTTCTAAACGATTCAGCGCAAAACAACTGTCATCACGGGGCGGTGAGTTAACCTGTGAAGTCCTTGATGATCGAGTTCTTATATCCGGCAAAGCCAAAAAATATCTGGAAGGCAAAATCGAGATTGAAATATGA